The following are from one region of the Sciurus carolinensis chromosome 5, mSciCar1.2, whole genome shotgun sequence genome:
- the C1qtnf9 gene encoding complement C1q and tumor necrosis factor-related protein 9A, whose translation MKIWWFLLTMGVCIGNINSQDTCRQGHPGIPGNPGHNGLPGRDGRDGAKGDKGDAGEPGHPGGPGKDGISGEKGERGADGKVEAKGIKGDQGSRGSPGKHGPKGSVGPMGEKGLQGETGPQGQKGDKGDVGPTGPAGLTGNDGPLGPTGLPGPVGPIGKPGPRGEAGPVGPQGEPGVRGVRGWKGERGEKGKMGETPVLPKSAFTVGLTVLSKFPPSDVPIKFDKILYNEFNHYNVATGKFTCHIAGVYYFTYHITVFSRNVQVSLVKNGVKVLHTKDGYMSSEDQASGGIVLELKLGDEVWMQVTGGERFNGLFADEDDDTTFTGFLLFSSS comes from the exons ATGAAGATCTGGTGGTTCCTGCTTACCATGGGAGTCTGTATAGGGAACATAAACTCACAGGACACGTGCAGGCAAGGGCACCCTGGCATCCCAGGGAATCCTGGTCACAACGGTCTGCCTGGGAGAGATGGAAGAGATGGAGCAAAGGGTGACAAAGGGGATGCAG GAGAACCAGGACATCCTGGTGGCCCAGGGAAGGACGGAATAAGTGGAGAGAAAGGAGAACGAG GAGCAGATGGAAAAGTTGAAGCAAAAGGCATCAAAGGTGATCAAGGCTCCAGAGGATCCCCAGGGAAGCATGGGCCAAAGGGATCTGTTGGACCCATGGGAGAGAAAGGGCTCCAAGGAGAGACTGGCCCTCAAGGGCAGAAGGGGGATAAGGGTGATGTGGGTCCCACTGGTCCAGCAGGTCTAACAGGCAATGACGGACCTTTGGGCCCCACTGGCTTACCTGGCCCTGTAGGTCCCATTGGCAAGCCAGGTCCCAGGGGAGAAGCTGGACCTGTGGGACCCCAGGGTGAACCAGGAGTCCGGGGAGTAAGAGGCTGGAAAGGGGAGcgaggagaaaaagggaaaatgggtGAGACTCCAGTCTTGCCGAAGAGTGCTTTCACTGTGGGGCTCACAGTGCTGAGCAAGTTTCCTCCTTCTGATGTACCCATTAAATTCGACAAGATCTTATATAACGAATTCAACCATTACAATGTAGCTACGGGGAAATTCACTTGCCATATTGCTGGGGTCTATTACTTCACCTACCACATCACTGTTTTCTCCAGGAATGTGCAGGTATCTTTGGTCAAAAATGGGGTAAAAGTACTGCATACCAAGGATGGTTATATGAGCTCTGAGGACCAGGCCTCTGGTGGTATTGTCCTGGAGTTGAAGCTTGGGGATGAGGTGTGGATGCAGGTGACAGGAGGAGAAAGGTTCAATGGCTTGTTTGCGGATGAGGACGATGACACAACGTTCACAGGCTTCCTTCTCTTCAGCAGCTCATGA